Proteins from a genomic interval of Pseudomonas silesiensis:
- the recR gene encoding recombination mediator RecR gives MSFSPLIRQLIDALRILPGVGQKTAQRMALQLLERDRSGGSRLALALSQAMEGVGHCRLCRTLTEDDLCPQCADTRRDDTLLCVVEGPMDVYAVEQTGFRGRYFVLKGHLSPLDGLGPEAIGIPQLLARIEEAGTFTEVILATNPTVEGEATAHYIAQLLSNKGLIASRIAHGVPLGGELELVDGGTLAHSFAGRKPITL, from the coding sequence ATGAGCTTCAGCCCACTGATTCGCCAACTGATCGATGCCCTGCGAATTTTGCCCGGTGTCGGTCAGAAAACTGCCCAACGCATGGCGTTGCAGCTGCTCGAGCGGGATCGCAGCGGTGGCTCGCGCCTGGCCCTGGCACTGAGCCAGGCCATGGAAGGCGTTGGCCACTGCCGGCTGTGCCGCACGCTGACTGAAGACGATCTGTGCCCGCAATGCGCCGATACCCGTCGCGACGACACCTTGCTCTGCGTGGTGGAAGGACCGATGGATGTCTATGCAGTGGAACAGACGGGCTTTCGTGGGCGCTACTTCGTGCTCAAGGGCCACCTGTCGCCTCTCGACGGCCTGGGCCCGGAAGCCATCGGTATTCCGCAACTGCTGGCGCGAATTGAAGAAGCGGGCACGTTCACTGAGGTTATCCTCGCCACCAACCCGACGGTTGAAGGTGAAGCCACGGCGCACTACATCGCCCAGTTGCTCAGCAACAAGGGCCTGATCGCCTCGCGCATCGCCCATGGCGTGCCCTTGGGGGGCGAGCTGGAACTGGTCGATGGCGGGACGTTGGCGCATTCGTTTGCGGGGCGTAAGCCCATTACTCTGTAG
- a CDS encoding adenine phosphoribosyltransferase: protein MAFDSFDIKSLIRPVIDFPKPGVIFRDITPLFQSPTALRLVMDSFAHRYVEADFTHIGAMDARGFLIGSVLAYQLNKPLVLFRKQGKLPADVLAEGYATEYGEAFLEVHADSLCEGDAVVMFDDLIATGGTLIAAANLIRRMGARVHEAAAIIDLPELGGSQRLEDMGIPTFCLTQFALDDK from the coding sequence ATGGCCTTCGATTCTTTCGACATCAAATCCCTGATCCGCCCCGTGATCGACTTCCCCAAGCCAGGCGTGATCTTTCGCGACATCACCCCGTTGTTCCAGTCACCCACGGCCCTGCGCCTGGTGATGGACAGCTTCGCCCACCGTTATGTCGAAGCGGATTTCACCCACATCGGGGCGATGGACGCCCGTGGCTTCCTGATCGGTTCGGTGCTGGCCTATCAGTTGAACAAGCCGCTGGTGTTGTTCCGCAAGCAAGGCAAGCTGCCCGCCGACGTGCTGGCCGAGGGGTATGCGACCGAATACGGCGAAGCCTTCCTCGAGGTCCACGCCGACAGCCTGTGTGAAGGCGATGCGGTGGTGATGTTCGATGACCTGATTGCCACTGGCGGTACGCTGATTGCGGCGGCGAACCTGATTCGGCGCATGGGTGCGCGGGTGCATGAGGCGGCAGCGATTATTGATCTGCCGGAGCTGGGTGGGTCGCAGCGGCTGGAAGATATGGGGATTCCTACTTTTTGCCTGACGCAGTTTGCGCTGGACGATAAGTAG
- the hemN gene encoding oxygen-independent coproporphyrinogen III oxidase — MLDAIRWDTDLIRRYDLAGPRYTSYPTALQFDGHVGSFDLFHALRDSRKAQRPLSLYVHVPFCANICYYCACNKVITKDRGRALPYLQRLEQEIQLIACHLDPAQKVEQLHFGGGTPTFLSHDELRQLMARLRKSFNLLDDDSGDYGIEIDPREADWSTMGLLRELGFNRVSIGLQDLDPAVQRAVNRLQSLEQTRAVIDAARTLQFRSINIDLIYGLPRQTPENFARTVDEVIALQPDRLSVFNYAHLPERFMPQRRINSDELPTPAQKLEMLQGTIQQLTAAGYRYIGMDHFALPDDELAIAQEESTLQRNFQGYTTHGHCDLIGLGVSAISQIGDLYCQNSSDLNQYQNALACVQPATNRGLLCNADDRLRRAVIQQLICHFSLEFARIEHDFNIDFQGYFADLWPQLQIMAGDGLIEIDNEKISVLPAGRLLVRSVCMVFDAYLGEQNRQRFSRVI, encoded by the coding sequence ATGCTCGACGCCATTCGTTGGGACACCGATCTGATCCGCCGCTATGACCTGGCGGGACCGCGCTACACCTCCTATCCCACCGCCCTGCAGTTCGACGGTCATGTCGGCAGCTTCGACCTGTTCCATGCCCTGCGTGACAGCCGCAAGGCCCAGCGTCCGTTGTCGCTCTATGTGCATGTGCCCTTCTGCGCGAACATTTGCTACTACTGCGCCTGTAACAAAGTCATCACCAAGGACCGCGGCCGGGCCCTGCCTTATTTGCAGCGTCTGGAACAGGAAATCCAGCTGATCGCCTGCCACCTGGACCCGGCGCAGAAAGTCGAGCAGCTGCATTTCGGTGGTGGCACGCCGACTTTTCTCAGTCACGACGAACTGCGCCAGTTGATGGCCCGGTTGCGCAAAAGCTTCAACTTGCTGGACGATGATTCCGGCGACTACGGCATCGAGATCGACCCTCGCGAAGCCGATTGGTCGACCATGGGCCTGTTGCGTGAGCTGGGGTTCAATCGTGTCAGCATCGGCCTGCAGGACCTCGATCCGGCGGTGCAACGGGCGGTGAATCGCTTGCAAAGCCTGGAACAGACCCGCGCGGTGATCGACGCCGCCCGCACCCTGCAATTTCGCTCGATCAACATTGACCTCATCTATGGATTGCCGAGACAGACACCCGAGAACTTCGCGCGCACGGTCGACGAAGTCATCGCGCTGCAACCCGACCGGCTCTCGGTGTTCAACTATGCCCACCTGCCGGAACGCTTCATGCCCCAGCGTCGCATCAACAGCGACGAACTGCCGACACCGGCGCAGAAACTGGAGATGCTGCAGGGCACTATCCAACAACTGACCGCCGCCGGTTACCGCTACATCGGCATGGATCACTTCGCGCTCCCCGACGATGAACTGGCGATAGCCCAGGAAGAATCGACCCTGCAACGCAATTTCCAGGGCTACACCACCCACGGTCACTGCGACCTGATCGGCCTCGGCGTTTCGGCCATCAGCCAGATCGGCGACCTGTACTGCCAGAACAGCAGCGACCTGAATCAGTATCAGAACGCGCTGGCCTGCGTGCAACCGGCCACCAATCGCGGTCTGCTGTGCAACGCCGACGATCGCCTGCGTCGGGCCGTCATCCAGCAATTGATTTGCCACTTCAGCCTGGAATTCGCCAGGATCGAACACGACTTCAATATCGACTTTCAAGGTTACTTTGCCGATCTGTGGCCCCAACTGCAGATAATGGCCGGTGATGGCCTGATCGAAATCGATAACGAAAAAATCAGCGTGCTGCCCGCGGGGCGGTTGCTGGTGCGTTCAGTGTGCATGGTGTTCGACGCCTATCTGGGCGAGCAGAATCGCCAGCGATTTTCACGGGTAATTTAA
- a CDS encoding NADP-dependent oxidoreductase, which translates to MPEALTLNQRIVLASRPTGAPTPENFRLERQALPDLADGQVLLKTLYLSLDPYMRGRMSDAPSYAAPVEIGEVMTGGAVSRVEHSLNPKFHAGDLVVGATGWQSHSISDGRNIMPVPSGLPSPSMALGVLGMPGMTAYMGLMDIGQPKAGETLVVAAASGAVGSVVGQVAKIKGLRVVGVAGGEKKCRYVVDELGFDACIDHKSARFAEELANACPDGIDIYYENVGGKVFDAVLPLLNPKARIPLCGLIASYNAHEAPTGPDQLPLLQRTVLTKRVRIQGFIVFDDYGDRQPEFVSAMAPWVRDGKVKFREDVVDGLENAPEAFIGLLEGRNFGKLVVRVAQAE; encoded by the coding sequence ATGCCCGAAGCATTGACCCTCAACCAACGTATCGTCCTGGCATCGCGCCCGACAGGCGCGCCGACGCCGGAAAATTTCCGCCTGGAAAGGCAAGCGCTGCCGGACCTGGCCGACGGTCAGGTGCTGCTCAAGACCCTTTATCTGTCGCTGGACCCCTACATGCGCGGGCGCATGAGTGATGCGCCATCCTACGCCGCACCTGTGGAAATCGGCGAAGTGATGACCGGTGGGGCCGTCAGCCGGGTCGAGCACTCGCTGAATCCGAAATTCCACGCAGGTGATCTGGTGGTCGGCGCCACCGGCTGGCAGAGCCACAGCATCAGCGACGGTCGTAACATCATGCCGGTACCTTCCGGGCTGCCGAGTCCGTCGATGGCGCTGGGTGTGCTGGGCATGCCGGGTATGACCGCTTACATGGGCCTGATGGACATCGGCCAGCCCAAGGCCGGCGAAACCCTGGTGGTCGCGGCGGCATCCGGTGCGGTGGGATCGGTGGTTGGCCAGGTGGCGAAGATCAAAGGCCTGCGCGTGGTCGGCGTGGCCGGCGGTGAGAAAAAGTGCCGTTATGTGGTTGACGAACTGGGCTTCGATGCCTGTATCGATCACAAGAGCGCCCGTTTCGCCGAGGAGCTGGCCAACGCCTGCCCCGACGGCATCGACATCTACTACGAGAACGTCGGCGGCAAGGTGTTCGATGCGGTATTGCCGCTGCTCAACCCCAAGGCGCGGATTCCGCTCTGCGGCCTGATTGCTTCGTACAACGCTCACGAGGCACCCACCGGCCCGGATCAACTGCCGCTACTGCAGCGCACCGTGCTGACCAAACGGGTGCGGATTCAGGGCTTCATCGTGTTCGACGATTACGGCGACCGTCAGCCGGAGTTCGTCAGTGCCATGGCGCCCTGGGTGCGCGACGGCAAGGTGAAATTCCGCGAGGATGTGGTCGATGGCCTGGAGAATGCGCCCGAGGCCTTCATCGGTCTGCTGGAAGGGCGCAACTTCGGCAAACTGGTGGTTCGGGTCGCGCAGGCCGAGTAA
- the fnr gene encoding fumarate/nitrate reduction transcriptional regulator Fnr: MSEPVKLRAQSQAHCKDCSLAPLCLPLSLNLEDMEALDEIVKRGRPLKKGEFLFRQGDTFDSVYAVRAGALKTFSLSDGGEEQLTGFHLPSELVGLSGMDTEKHPVSAQALETTSVCEIPFERLDELALQLPQLRRQLMRVMSREIRDDQQMMLLLSKKTADERIATFLVNLSARFRARGFSANQFRLSMSRNEIGNYLGLAVETVSRVFTRFQQNELIAAEGKEIHILDPIQLCALAGGSLEG, encoded by the coding sequence ATGTCCGAGCCAGTAAAACTGCGCGCTCAAAGCCAGGCCCATTGCAAGGATTGCAGCCTGGCCCCCCTCTGCCTGCCACTTTCTCTGAATCTGGAAGACATGGAGGCGCTGGACGAAATCGTCAAACGTGGCCGCCCGCTGAAAAAGGGCGAGTTCCTGTTCCGTCAGGGCGACACATTCGATTCCGTTTATGCAGTTCGCGCCGGCGCCTTGAAGACCTTCAGCCTGAGCGATGGCGGCGAAGAGCAGCTCACCGGTTTCCATTTGCCGAGTGAACTGGTCGGCTTGTCGGGCATGGACACCGAAAAACACCCGGTCTCGGCGCAAGCGCTGGAAACCACCTCGGTCTGTGAAATTCCGTTCGAGCGCCTCGACGAGCTGGCGCTGCAACTGCCGCAACTGCGCCGACAATTGATGCGCGTCATGAGCCGCGAGATCCGTGACGATCAGCAAATGATGTTGCTGTTGTCGAAGAAAACCGCCGATGAGCGTATCGCGACGTTCCTGGTCAACCTCTCGGCACGCTTTCGCGCCCGGGGTTTTTCGGCCAATCAGTTCCGCCTGAGCATGTCGCGCAACGAAATCGGCAACTATCTGGGGCTGGCGGTGGAAACCGTTTCCCGGGTGTTCACGCGCTTTCAGCAAAACGAACTGATCGCCGCCGAAGGCAAGGAAATTCATATCCTCGACCCGATCCAGCTGTGCGCCTTGGCCGGCGGCTCGCTCGAAGGCTGA
- a CDS encoding ABC transporter ATP-binding protein — protein MQRLIVRLIDSQNPAALQAALRWLYSFVRPHRLAIAGLLGLSACASALVLVQPWLTKLLIDDGLLARNFPMLVLIAGLMIVAGLLGTLLSGINRYLHTRLSGRILFALRDDLYRHLQTLSPNFYGQRRIGDLMSRLDGDVAEIQRFAVDSLFSAVSSVIGLVVAVAMLVTLSWELSLLALVLIPLDVLWLRWMRRKVERDVRQLRERSADMSSFMVETLPVMKFIQSAGQQQREARRLETLGQGYMSQLLRLQVTEFFTQAVPGTLTSLSRACAFLIGGYWVVQGTWQLGALIAFSTYLGMAVGPVQSLLGLYVAIQRMTVSLGRVMELRGEEPTVLTPVTPQPMPSSGELRFDDVHFSHPGRPSTLRGIDARIPYGLKVALSGGSGVGKSTLIDLLQRHHDPQSGRVLLGEVDLRELDLFQLRRRIAVVSQDIVLFRGSLADNLAYAVPDASREAIAEVARLAQLDSLIASLPEGLDSPLGERGQQLSGGQKQRIAIARALLQDPLILVLDEATSAVDEATEREVIEAIDRLFAGRTRILISHRPSTLADADLRFELLDGVLTSKTVLHET, from the coding sequence ATGCAGCGCCTGATCGTTCGGCTGATCGACAGCCAGAACCCCGCAGCGCTGCAAGCGGCGTTGCGCTGGCTCTACAGCTTTGTGCGCCCCCATCGGCTGGCGATTGCCGGGCTGCTCGGCCTGTCGGCCTGTGCCTCGGCGCTGGTGCTGGTGCAACCCTGGCTGACCAAGTTGCTGATCGACGATGGCCTGTTGGCGCGCAACTTTCCCATGCTGGTGCTGATCGCCGGGCTGATGATCGTGGCCGGGCTACTCGGCACGCTGCTGTCGGGCATCAATCGATACCTGCACACGCGGCTGTCCGGGCGAATACTGTTTGCCCTGCGCGACGATCTTTATCGGCATTTGCAAACCCTGTCGCCGAACTTCTACGGCCAGCGCCGCATCGGTGACCTGATGTCCCGCCTCGATGGCGACGTCGCGGAGATCCAGCGCTTTGCCGTGGACTCGCTGTTTTCGGCGGTGTCGAGCGTGATCGGCCTGGTGGTCGCGGTGGCGATGCTGGTGACCCTGTCGTGGGAACTCTCGTTGCTGGCACTGGTGCTGATTCCTCTGGACGTGCTCTGGCTGCGCTGGATGCGGCGCAAGGTCGAACGGGATGTGCGGCAGTTGCGCGAGCGCTCTGCGGACATGTCCTCGTTCATGGTCGAGACCTTGCCGGTGATGAAATTCATCCAGTCCGCCGGTCAGCAGCAGCGTGAAGCGCGACGGCTGGAAACCCTGGGCCAGGGCTATATGAGCCAATTGCTGCGACTGCAAGTCACCGAGTTTTTCACTCAGGCGGTGCCGGGCACCCTGACTTCATTGTCGCGAGCCTGTGCGTTTTTGATTGGCGGCTACTGGGTGGTGCAGGGGACCTGGCAACTGGGGGCGCTGATCGCGTTTTCCACCTACCTGGGCATGGCGGTGGGCCCGGTGCAGAGTCTGCTGGGCCTGTATGTCGCGATTCAACGGATGACCGTCAGCCTCGGGCGGGTCATGGAGTTGCGCGGTGAAGAGCCGACGGTGCTGACACCCGTTACGCCACAGCCGATGCCGAGCTCCGGCGAGCTGCGTTTCGACGACGTGCACTTCAGCCATCCTGGTCGCCCCTCGACCTTGCGCGGCATCGATGCGCGTATCCCCTATGGCTTGAAAGTCGCCCTGAGCGGTGGCTCCGGGGTCGGTAAATCGACCCTGATCGACCTGCTGCAACGGCATCACGATCCGCAATCGGGCCGGGTGTTGCTGGGGGAGGTCGACTTGCGGGAACTGGACCTGTTCCAGCTGCGGCGGCGAATTGCCGTGGTCAGTCAGGACATCGTGCTATTTCGCGGCAGCCTCGCCGACAACCTGGCCTACGCCGTACCGGATGCCAGTCGCGAAGCGATCGCCGAAGTGGCGCGGCTGGCGCAACTCGACAGCCTGATCGCATCCTTGCCCGAAGGCCTCGACAGTCCATTGGGCGAGCGCGGCCAACAATTGTCCGGCGGGCAGAAACAACGTATCGCCATTGCCCGGGCGTTGTTGCAGGATCCGCTGATCCTGGTGCTGGACGAGGCCACCTCGGCGGTGGATGAAGCCACCGAGCGTGAAGTGATCGAGGCCATCGACCGTCTGTTTGCCGGTCGTACGCGCATCCTGATCAGCCATCGCCCCTCGACCCTGGCCGATGCCGACCTGCGCTTTGAATTGCTTGACGGCGTACTGACGTCGAAAACGGTGCTGCATGAAACCTGA
- a CDS encoding sulfite exporter TauE/SafE family protein → MLELAPLLVSAVILGLLGGGHCLGMCGGLMGALTLAIPQEQRSRRFRLLLAYNLGRILSYAAAGLLIGLAGWAVANSPAAMFMRVIAGLLLIAMGLYLAGWWSGLTRIESLGRGLWRHIQPVANKLLPVSSLPRALLLGALWGWLPCGLVYSTLLWSASQGNALDSALLMLAFGLGTWPVLLATGLAAERVTALLRKRSVRVAGGLLVMLFGIWTLPGPHQHWLMGH, encoded by the coding sequence ATGCTTGAGTTGGCGCCCCTGCTGGTGTCTGCGGTGATTCTTGGCCTGCTCGGTGGTGGTCATTGCCTGGGGATGTGCGGCGGCTTGATGGGCGCGCTGACCCTGGCGATTCCCCAGGAGCAGCGCAGCCGACGCTTTCGGTTGCTGCTGGCCTATAACCTGGGACGAATTCTCAGCTATGCCGCCGCCGGCCTGCTGATCGGACTGGCCGGCTGGGCGGTGGCCAACAGCCCGGCCGCGATGTTCATGCGCGTCATCGCCGGGTTATTGCTGATCGCCATGGGCCTGTACCTGGCCGGGTGGTGGAGCGGCCTGACCCGCATCGAAAGCCTCGGTCGCGGCTTGTGGCGGCACATCCAGCCGGTTGCCAACAAATTGCTGCCGGTGTCGAGCCTGCCCCGCGCATTGCTGCTGGGCGCGCTCTGGGGCTGGCTGCCCTGCGGTCTGGTCTACAGCACGCTGCTGTGGTCGGCGAGTCAGGGCAATGCGCTGGACAGTGCACTGCTGATGCTCGCGTTCGGGCTGGGCACCTGGCCGGTGCTGCTGGCCACGGGGCTGGCGGCCGAGCGGGTCACAGCGTTGTTGCGCAAGCGCAGCGTACGTGTGGCCGGTGGGTTGCTGGTGATGCTGTTTGGTATCTGGACCTTGCCTGGGCCGCATCAGCATTGGCTCATGGGGCATTAG
- a CDS encoding subtilisin-like serine protease QhpE, which yields MKPELRIGVVDSGHSAAQRVQVVAGRRFSLLEDGLAESDLRDDPLGHGSAVIEAIGRRAPAAVFCVAQVFDQRGVTSALQIASAIDWLVAQDVRLINLSLGLRQDRSLLREACAAAVARGILLCASSPAQGEGVFPANYPQVLRVTGDARCAESEWSWLDSAQADFAACVHGTYPGQSGASLGCAALSGHIASFLVAHPEANNPQVIEWLRENARYRGPERRSGP from the coding sequence ATGAAACCTGAGTTGCGCATTGGCGTGGTGGACAGTGGGCACTCGGCGGCGCAGCGGGTGCAGGTGGTCGCCGGACGGCGATTCTCGTTACTTGAGGACGGCCTGGCGGAAAGTGACCTGCGCGACGATCCGCTCGGCCACGGCAGCGCCGTGATCGAGGCCATCGGTCGGCGGGCGCCGGCGGCGGTGTTTTGCGTGGCCCAGGTGTTCGACCAGCGGGGTGTCACCAGCGCCTTGCAGATCGCCTCGGCCATTGATTGGCTGGTGGCGCAGGACGTGCGCCTGATCAATCTCAGCCTGGGCCTGCGCCAGGATCGCAGCCTGTTGCGCGAAGCCTGCGCCGCGGCGGTGGCGCGGGGCATTCTGCTGTGTGCGTCCAGTCCGGCCCAAGGCGAGGGGGTGTTCCCGGCGAATTATCCACAGGTGCTGCGGGTCACCGGCGATGCGCGGTGCGCCGAGTCGGAATGGTCGTGGCTCGACAGCGCCCAGGCGGATTTTGCGGCCTGTGTGCATGGGACGTATCCGGGGCAGTCCGGCGCCAGCCTGGGGTGTGCAGCCTTGAGCGGGCACATTGCCAGTTTTTTGGTGGCGCATCCCGAAGCGAACAACCCTCAGGTCATCGAATGGTTGCGCGAAAACGCCCGATATCGCGGCCCTGAACGGCGAAGCGGCCCATGA
- a CDS encoding flavin-dependent monooxygenase QhpG, with amino-acid sequence MTAIVILGAGPAGAAVALGLRRLGYPVTLVSEWRRFAALEGVSVRVLEALRGAGLNQALADAAMPSQRQVSWNGQQHAQNIEYLVDRPSFDRGLREDLRLAGVELIEARVLTVHPSSAGHRIELEGRPTLLADFLVEARGRQAPALGKGLRGPETVSLLNRWQGAPGTTASAVESLEDGWAWMARRADGQCYWQWTVDVASAGLPGKAQLLDYCRQRRQASALARAFFAAGPENDLQLHARSSTAILSPQVCDAHWIRVGDAAMAVDPLSGNGIFQSLSSALQAPTVINTLLRKPERAALAQRFHQQRVEQLFLRFARIGRDFYADEQRWSGRPFWQARRQWPDTVVAHAEADFQALRIERAPVLRDGFVDEAEVVITADQPLGIWHVQGIELAPLVRRLRTEPAEQALAGLTADQGRVVRSWLLAQGFKP; translated from the coding sequence ATGACGGCGATTGTCATTCTCGGCGCCGGCCCGGCGGGAGCGGCCGTTGCGCTGGGGCTGCGGCGGCTCGGTTATCCGGTAACACTGGTCAGCGAGTGGCGCCGCTTTGCCGCGCTGGAAGGCGTGTCCGTGCGGGTGCTCGAGGCATTGCGGGGGGCGGGGCTCAATCAGGCGTTGGCGGATGCGGCCATGCCTTCCCAGCGCCAGGTGTCGTGGAACGGCCAGCAGCATGCGCAAAACATCGAATATCTGGTGGATCGCCCGAGCTTTGATCGAGGCTTGCGCGAGGACCTGCGCCTGGCGGGTGTCGAACTCATCGAGGCCCGGGTGTTGACGGTGCACCCGTCGTCGGCGGGACATCGGATCGAGCTCGAAGGGCGTCCGACGTTGCTGGCGGATTTTCTGGTGGAGGCCCGGGGCCGTCAGGCGCCCGCGCTTGGCAAAGGCCTGCGCGGGCCGGAGACGGTCAGCCTGCTCAATCGCTGGCAAGGCGCACCCGGCACCACCGCCAGCGCGGTGGAAAGTCTGGAGGACGGCTGGGCCTGGATGGCGCGGCGGGCCGACGGCCAGTGCTACTGGCAATGGACGGTTGACGTCGCCAGCGCCGGGTTGCCAGGCAAGGCGCAACTGCTCGATTACTGTCGTCAGCGGCGCCAGGCTTCGGCGTTGGCTCGGGCGTTTTTTGCGGCGGGGCCCGAGAACGATCTACAGCTGCATGCCCGCAGCAGCACGGCGATTCTGAGCCCACAGGTTTGTGACGCTCACTGGATTCGCGTCGGTGATGCGGCAATGGCGGTGGATCCACTGTCTGGCAACGGGATTTTTCAGTCGCTGTCGTCGGCGTTACAGGCGCCGACGGTGATCAACACGCTGTTGCGAAAACCTGAACGAGCGGCGCTGGCGCAACGATTTCATCAGCAGCGGGTCGAGCAATTGTTTTTGCGATTTGCGCGAATCGGGCGCGATTTTTATGCGGATGAGCAGCGTTGGTCCGGGCGACCGTTCTGGCAGGCGCGGCGACAGTGGCCGGATACCGTGGTCGCTCATGCCGAGGCGGATTTTCAAGCGCTGAGGATCGAGCGCGCGCCGGTACTCAGGGATGGCTTTGTCGATGAGGCCGAGGTGGTGATCACAGCCGATCAGCCATTGGGCATCTGGCATGTGCAAGGGATCGAGTTGGCGCCATTGGTGCGGCGGTTGCGAACAGAGCCGGCGGAGCAGGCGTTGGCGGGGTTGACGGCGGACCAGGGGCGGGTGGTACGCAGTTGGTTGCTGGCTCAGGGATTCAAACCCTGA
- a CDS encoding sigma-54-dependent Fis family transcriptional regulator — protein sequence MTLIKTTPPKLHREARLAREKLHLEGEVPDGVLRAEIDASWRRSLSHGVHFNAKHELALGSGASLDVLLASNRLLIDAALPAIDYLAERQGKEGLIILANSDATILAVEGRADRLKGSGLQDITLGACWSEAVRGTNALGTALVEARPTMIDCGEHYLDRLSDFSCTSVPIHCPQGDILGVLDLTREGPLGRVHDSTALLAMAVSQIESRIFNSSYPDEIVLAFHSRRQYLESPWQGLLAVSLGGQILAVSAQACQLLRAERSVLVGRRCEEFLGVDGLQLLSRLHQGGVGSLQTAKGEFFYKTLRAPQRSINVSTPPRTTAKTAKPQPDLESLAGSNVRYARALRMARQGLANELPVLLLGETGTGKEVIARALHMAGTRCDKPFVAVNCAAIPEGLIESELFGYREGAFTGSRRGGMIGRLQQAHGGTLFLDEIGDMPLALQARLLRVLQDRKVAPLGAGEEQDIDVALICATHRDLKRLVEEKHFREDLFYRVNGISVMLPALRERDDFSGLVARLLTKLDAPTVLLHDDLNRLLGAYHWPGNIRQLEMVLRTALAMREPGDMVLTLDHLPDSMLDELTATERPQSGSIRENELELIRQSLDTHQGNVSAAADALGISRATLYRKLKQLRS from the coding sequence ATGACGCTGATAAAAACCACTCCACCCAAGCTGCACCGCGAAGCCCGGCTGGCCCGGGAAAAACTCCATCTCGAGGGCGAAGTCCCGGATGGAGTGTTGCGGGCGGAAATCGATGCCTCGTGGCGACGCAGCCTCAGCCACGGTGTGCATTTCAATGCCAAGCACGAACTGGCGCTGGGGTCGGGCGCGAGTCTCGACGTGCTGTTGGCGAGCAACCGCCTGCTGATCGACGCCGCGTTGCCGGCGATCGATTACCTGGCCGAGCGCCAGGGCAAGGAAGGGCTGATCATCCTCGCCAACTCCGATGCCACCATCCTGGCCGTCGAAGGGCGCGCCGATCGCCTCAAGGGCAGCGGCCTGCAAGACATCACCCTCGGCGCCTGCTGGAGCGAAGCCGTCCGCGGCACCAATGCCCTGGGCACCGCGCTGGTGGAAGCCCGGCCAACAATGATCGATTGCGGCGAACATTACCTCGATCGCCTGAGCGATTTCTCCTGCACTTCGGTGCCGATCCATTGCCCCCAAGGGGACATCCTCGGCGTGCTCGACCTGACCCGCGAAGGCCCGCTCGGCCGGGTCCATGACAGCACCGCGCTGCTGGCCATGGCCGTCAGCCAGATCGAAAGCCGCATCTTCAACTCAAGCTATCCGGACGAAATCGTCCTGGCATTCCACAGCCGTCGGCAATACCTCGAATCCCCCTGGCAAGGCCTGCTGGCGGTGAGCCTTGGCGGGCAGATTCTCGCGGTCAGTGCCCAGGCCTGCCAGTTGCTGCGTGCCGAACGTTCGGTGCTGGTCGGTCGACGCTGCGAAGAGTTTCTGGGCGTCGACGGCTTGCAATTGCTATCGCGCCTGCACCAGGGCGGGGTCGGCAGTCTGCAGACCGCCAAAGGCGAATTCTTCTACAAGACCCTGCGCGCGCCGCAGCGCTCGATCAACGTCAGCACGCCCCCGCGCACCACCGCCAAGACCGCCAAACCGCAACCGGACCTCGAATCCCTGGCCGGCAGTAACGTCCGTTATGCCCGGGCCTTGCGCATGGCCCGCCAGGGCCTGGCGAATGAACTGCCGGTGTTGCTGCTGGGCGAAACCGGTACCGGCAAGGAAGTCATTGCCCGTGCCTTGCACATGGCCGGCACCCGCTGCGATAAACCCTTCGTCGCGGTGAACTGCGCGGCGATCCCCGAAGGCCTGATCGAGTCCGAACTGTTTGGCTACCGTGAAGGCGCGTTCACCGGCTCCCGGCGTGGCGGCATGATCGGGCGTCTGCAACAGGCCCACGGCGGCACCTTGTTCCTCGACGAAATCGGCGACATGCCATTGGCCCTGCAAGCACGTCTGTTGCGCGTGCTACAGGACCGCAAAGTCGCCCCGCTGGGGGCTGGCGAAGAGCAAGACATCGACGTCGCACTGATCTGCGCCACCCACCGCGACCTCAAGCGCCTTGTGGAAGAAAAGCACTTCCGTGAAGATCTGTTCTACCGGGTCAACGGCATCAGCGTGATGCTTCCTGCCCTGCGCGAACGCGACGACTTCAGCGGCCTGGTCGCGCGCTTGCTGACCAAACTCGACGCGCCGACGGTGCTTCTGCATGACGACCTGAACCGCTTGCTCGGCGCCTATCACTGGCCGGGCAACATCCGCCAGCTGGAGATGGTCCTGCGCACCGCGTTGGCCATGCGTGAACCGGGCGATATGGTGCTTACCCTCGATCACTTGCCCGACAGCATGCTCGACGAGCTGACCGCCACCGAACGCCCTCAGTCGGGGAGCATTCGCGAAAATGAACTGGAGCTGATTCGCCAGTCCCTGGACACTCATCAAGGCAACGTCTCGGCCGCCGCCGACGCCCTGGGCATCAGCCGCGCGACCCTGTATCGCAAGCTCAAACAGTTGCGCTCGTGA